One genomic region from Amia ocellicauda isolate fAmiCal2 chromosome 4, fAmiCal2.hap1, whole genome shotgun sequence encodes:
- the zfand6 gene encoding AN1-type zinc finger protein 6, which produces MAQETNQTQVPMLCATGCGFYGNPRTNGMCSVCYKDLMQRQNSNGRVSPQAPSGMSSIGDSLPTQCSEGTTIDVPPAVSPTATALEQSSVVSSQTLLSQASLTHSEEEDSSGDKIGLKTEELQASASDDSDQASSEGQDKSPEKPKQKKNRCFLCRKKVGLTGFDCRCGNLFCGVHRYSDIHNCTFDYKADAAEKIRKENPVVVGEKIQKI; this is translated from the exons ATGGCCCAAGAGACTAACCAAACCCAGGTGCCTATGCTCTGTGCCACTGGCTGTGGATTTTATGGGAACCCGCGTACAAATGGAATGTGTTCTGTTTGTTATAAAGACTTAATGCAGAGACAGAACAGTAATGGACGAGTCAGTCCTCAAG CACCCTCTGGCATGAGCAGTATAGGAGATTCATTACCCACACAGTGCTCAGAAGGCACTACCATAGATGTCCCACCAGCAGTCTCGCCAACGGCCACAGCACTGGAACAAAGCAG TGTTGTATCCAGCCAGACTCTCTTATCACAAGCATCACTAACACATTCTGAAGAGGAAGATTCATCGGGGGACAAAATAGGGCTGAAAACAGAAGAATTACAGg CTTCAGCATCTGATGACTCTGACCAAGCCTCTTCAGAAGGGCAGGACAAATCGCCTGAAAAGCCCAAGCAAAAGAAAAACCGCTGCTTTTTGTGCCGGAAGAAAGTGGGGCTCACAG GTTTTGACTGCAGATGTGGAAACCTGTTTTGTGGCGTCCATCGATACTCTGACATTCATAATTGTACCTTTGATTACAAGGCTGATGCAGCGGAAAAAATTAGAAAAGAGAACCCCGTAGTTGTTGGAGAAAAGATTCAGAAGATTTGA
- the fah gene encoding fumarylacetoacetase isoform X1: MAAVTHICKSLLFVLLTLRIIPQQHCNYKMSFIKVDETCDFSIHNLPYGVFSTPDNPRHRIGVAIGDQILDLSVIKSLFTGPALSTHQDVFSQSTLNAFMALGPAAWQEARRVLQKLLSANEATLRDDVSLRSRAFVHQSLAEMHLPAEIGDYTDFYSSRDHATNVGIMFRGKENALMPNWLRLPVGYHGRASSVVVSGTPLRRPQGQMRPDPTQPPVFSQCKQLDIELEMAFLVGPGNKLGEPIPIDKAHEHIFGMVLMNDWSARDIQAWEYVPLGPFLGKNFGTTISPWVVPMEALMPFVLPNAVQDPKPLPYLCHEDPYTFDINLFVSVKGKAMEEAATISKSNFKYMYWTMKQQLAHHSVNGCNLRPGDLLASGTISGPDPESFGSMLELSWRGTKTIDLGNGETRKFLEDGDEVYLTGYCQGSGYRVGFGVCKGKVLPALPM, encoded by the exons ATGGCTGCAGTCACACACATCTGTAAGAGTTTACTATTTGTGCTGCTAACACTGAGGATCATCCCGCAGCAGCACTGCAATTATAAAATGTCTTTCATAAAAGTGGACGAAACATGCGATTTCTCTATTCACAATCTTCCCTATGGCGTGTTTTCGACTCCGGATAAT CCACGACACCGGATTGGTGTTGCAATAGGAGATCAGATACTGGACCTAAGCGTCATCAAGTCTCTTTTCACAGGGCCAGCACTGTCAACACATCAAGATGTTTTTAGCCAG TCAACGCTCAATGCATTCATGGCGCTGGGACCCGCAGCCTGGCAGGAGGCCAGACGAGTACTTCAAAAACTGCTCTCTGCTAACGAGGCCACTCTTCGAGACGATGTGAGCTTGAGAAGCAG AGCATTTGTGCATCAAAGCCTAGCAGAGATGCATCTCCCAGCTGAAATTG GTGACTACACAGACTTCTATTCCTCTCGGGATCATGCCACCAATGTTGGAATCATGTTCAGAGGGAAAGAAAATGCCCTGATGCCCAACTG GCTGAGGTTGCCGGTGGGTTACCATGGCAGAGCCTCCTCTGTGGTGGTGTCAGGCACTCCTCTCAGGAGGCCCCAGGGACAGATGAGACCAGACCCAA CACAGCCTCCTGTATTCAGTCAATGCAAACAGCTTGACATTGAATTAGAAATG GCATTTTTGGTAGGTCCAGGAAACAAACTTGGAGAGCCAATCCCCATTGACAAGGCCCATGAACACATCTTTGGAATGGTTCTGATGAATGACTGGAGcg CCCGTGATATTCAGGCATGGGAATACGTTCCTCTGGGTCCATTCCTGGGAAAGAACTTTGGGACGACCATTTCCCCCTGGGTTGTCCCAATGGAGGCACTGATGCCTTTTGTTCTGCCAAATGCAGTTCAG GATCCAAAGCCACTACCCTATCTGTGCCATGAGGATCCTTACACCTTTGACATCAATCTCTTCGTCTCCGTGAAAG GAAAAGCAATGGAAGAAGCTGCAACAATAAGCAAGTCAAATTTTAAG taCATGTATTGGACAATGAAACAGCAACTGGCACATCACTCTGTCAATGGCTGTAATCTCCGGCCCGGTGATCTCTTGGCTTCAGGGACAATCAGTGGACCC GACCCTGAAAGTTTTGGTTCAATGTTAGAATTATCATGGAGGGGAACAAAAACAATTGATCTGGGAAATGGAGAGACTCGCAAGTTTCTGGAAGATGGGGATGAAGTCTACCTCACAG gttaTTGCCAGGGCAGTGGTTACAGGGTGGGATTTGGTGTCTGTAAGGGAAAGGTCCTGCCAGCTCTGCCGATGTGA
- the fah gene encoding fumarylacetoacetase isoform X2, with product MAAVTHICKSLLFVLLTLRIIPQQHCNYKMSFIKVDETCDFSIHNLPYGVFSTPDNPRHRIGVAIGDQILDLSVIKSLFTGPALSTHQDVFSQSTLNAFMALGPAAWQEARRVLQKLLSANEATLRDDVSLRSRAFVHQSLAEMHLPAEIGDYTDFYSSRDHATNVGIMFRGKENALMPNWLRLPVGYHGRASSVVVSGTPLRRPQGQMRPDPTQPPVFSQCKQLDIELEMAFLVGPGNKLGEPIPIDKAHEHIFGMVLMNDWSGKAMEEAATISKSNFKYMYWTMKQQLAHHSVNGCNLRPGDLLASGTISGPDPESFGSMLELSWRGTKTIDLGNGETRKFLEDGDEVYLTGYCQGSGYRVGFGVCKGKVLPALPM from the exons ATGGCTGCAGTCACACACATCTGTAAGAGTTTACTATTTGTGCTGCTAACACTGAGGATCATCCCGCAGCAGCACTGCAATTATAAAATGTCTTTCATAAAAGTGGACGAAACATGCGATTTCTCTATTCACAATCTTCCCTATGGCGTGTTTTCGACTCCGGATAAT CCACGACACCGGATTGGTGTTGCAATAGGAGATCAGATACTGGACCTAAGCGTCATCAAGTCTCTTTTCACAGGGCCAGCACTGTCAACACATCAAGATGTTTTTAGCCAG TCAACGCTCAATGCATTCATGGCGCTGGGACCCGCAGCCTGGCAGGAGGCCAGACGAGTACTTCAAAAACTGCTCTCTGCTAACGAGGCCACTCTTCGAGACGATGTGAGCTTGAGAAGCAG AGCATTTGTGCATCAAAGCCTAGCAGAGATGCATCTCCCAGCTGAAATTG GTGACTACACAGACTTCTATTCCTCTCGGGATCATGCCACCAATGTTGGAATCATGTTCAGAGGGAAAGAAAATGCCCTGATGCCCAACTG GCTGAGGTTGCCGGTGGGTTACCATGGCAGAGCCTCCTCTGTGGTGGTGTCAGGCACTCCTCTCAGGAGGCCCCAGGGACAGATGAGACCAGACCCAA CACAGCCTCCTGTATTCAGTCAATGCAAACAGCTTGACATTGAATTAGAAATG GCATTTTTGGTAGGTCCAGGAAACAAACTTGGAGAGCCAATCCCCATTGACAAGGCCCATGAACACATCTTTGGAATGGTTCTGATGAATGACTGGAGcg GAAAAGCAATGGAAGAAGCTGCAACAATAAGCAAGTCAAATTTTAAG taCATGTATTGGACAATGAAACAGCAACTGGCACATCACTCTGTCAATGGCTGTAATCTCCGGCCCGGTGATCTCTTGGCTTCAGGGACAATCAGTGGACCC GACCCTGAAAGTTTTGGTTCAATGTTAGAATTATCATGGAGGGGAACAAAAACAATTGATCTGGGAAATGGAGAGACTCGCAAGTTTCTGGAAGATGGGGATGAAGTCTACCTCACAG gttaTTGCCAGGGCAGTGGTTACAGGGTGGGATTTGGTGTCTGTAAGGGAAAGGTCCTGCCAGCTCTGCCGATGTGA